In Xylanibacter ruminicola 23, a single genomic region encodes these proteins:
- a CDS encoding cation-translocating P-type ATPase has translation MKQNHYTGLTDAQVLESRKKHGANRLTPPEKESLWKMYFEKFEDPLIVILMVIGIFAIGVSCYEFWGLGEPFPVFFEPIGIFVAILLATGLGFYFELKAQKEFTLLNQVNDEEVVLAIRNGNVVEVPKCDIVVGDILVLQTGQEIPADAKLLEAVSLNVDESSLTGEPVHPKTTNEAEFDSEATYPCNQIYRGTQIMEGHGYAEVFAVGDNTENGKIMQSLVGADFDDEEEDDEALVGLDEKQKRAVKLQRKNKVSKKVKTPLNEQLDGLSDLITNISYVFAGLIIVGKLLVYFDWALPVWGLIIPTAIFFWLVIKKFEDFSKWQCMTTIVVFFAIFIGAVIGLHNLLLPEAEMSHLMAYSLETIMIAVTLVVVAVPEGLPMAVSLSLANSMRKMLKTNNLVRKMHACETMGATTVICTDKTGTLTQNLMQVKESVIDEDAFVYEAMAVNSTASLDFSEGKPHAIGNPTEGALLLWLYNKKQSYQELREATSRLAEVPFSTERKYMATMVQSGVKEGKKVLYVKGAPEIVLGLCKHMPSNHSKEDYEKTLLDYQKKAMRTLGFAYQIIEDDQKVIENGKLVADDLTFMGIVGIEDPIREDVKDAVEKCLHAGIDVKIVTGDTIATAREIGRQIGIWKDSYTERNIIDGRTFASLSEKELLERVNDLKIIARARPMDKKRLVEALQAKDQVVAVTGDGTNDAPALNAAHVGLSMGAGTSVAKEASDITIIDNSFASIARAVKWGRSLFQNIQRFLLFQLTVNVAACFLVLCGAFMGTESPLTVTQMLWVNLIMDTFAAFALSALPPTDRVMNDKPRDRKAFILDKSMLANIIGVGGFFFVLLLGFLYIFQHSDIQQLTDLMTLSLTPEKNAVTPYELTLLFTIFVMTHFWYMFNARAYKSGGSGLNLKGCDGFITITIIILVGQILIVQAPFLNSFFNVVPLKMVDWAIIIIGSALVMIIRELFALIKKI, from the coding sequence ATGAAACAAAATCATTACACTGGCTTAACCGATGCCCAGGTGCTCGAAAGCCGTAAGAAACATGGCGCGAATCGATTAACTCCACCAGAGAAAGAATCTCTGTGGAAAATGTATTTTGAGAAGTTTGAAGATCCCTTGATTGTAATATTAATGGTAATCGGTATCTTCGCTATTGGAGTATCCTGTTATGAATTCTGGGGATTAGGTGAACCTTTTCCTGTTTTCTTTGAACCTATTGGAATCTTTGTTGCTATCCTGTTAGCTACAGGTCTTGGTTTCTATTTTGAATTAAAAGCTCAAAAGGAGTTTACTCTTTTGAATCAGGTTAATGATGAAGAGGTTGTACTAGCTATTAGAAACGGTAATGTTGTAGAAGTACCAAAATGCGACATTGTTGTTGGCGATATATTGGTTCTTCAGACAGGTCAGGAGATTCCTGCAGATGCGAAACTGTTGGAAGCCGTTAGTCTGAATGTTGACGAATCATCTCTTACTGGTGAGCCTGTCCATCCTAAAACAACTAATGAGGCAGAGTTTGATAGCGAAGCGACATACCCCTGTAACCAGATATACCGTGGAACCCAAATTATGGAAGGTCACGGTTATGCAGAAGTTTTTGCAGTAGGAGATAATACCGAAAATGGAAAGATAATGCAGTCTCTAGTCGGTGCAGATTTTGATGATGAAGAAGAGGATGACGAGGCTTTGGTAGGCTTGGATGAGAAGCAAAAGAGAGCTGTCAAACTGCAAAGAAAGAATAAGGTGTCTAAGAAGGTCAAGACTCCGCTGAATGAACAGTTAGATGGTCTTAGCGATCTCATTACGAATATTAGTTATGTGTTTGCTGGTTTAATCATCGTTGGTAAACTCTTGGTTTATTTTGACTGGGCATTACCTGTTTGGGGATTGATAATTCCTACTGCCATTTTCTTCTGGCTTGTTATTAAGAAGTTTGAAGATTTCAGCAAATGGCAGTGTATGACGACGATTGTTGTATTCTTCGCAATTTTTATAGGTGCAGTAATCGGACTTCATAATTTACTCTTGCCAGAAGCTGAGATGTCTCATTTGATGGCATACTCATTAGAAACGATAATGATTGCTGTTACCTTGGTTGTTGTCGCTGTTCCAGAAGGATTGCCTATGGCCGTGTCACTTTCTCTGGCAAATTCTATGCGTAAGATGCTTAAGACGAATAATCTTGTTCGTAAGATGCACGCCTGTGAGACTATGGGAGCGACCACTGTAATTTGCACAGATAAGACCGGAACTCTCACTCAGAATCTGATGCAAGTTAAGGAAAGTGTTATTGACGAGGATGCTTTTGTATATGAAGCAATGGCTGTGAACTCCACAGCTTCGCTTGATTTTTCTGAAGGAAAACCACATGCAATTGGCAACCCGACTGAGGGCGCACTTCTTCTTTGGCTCTACAATAAGAAACAGAGTTATCAGGAACTGCGTGAAGCTACAAGTCGTTTGGCAGAAGTACCTTTCTCTACAGAGAGGAAGTATATGGCTACAATGGTGCAATCAGGCGTCAAGGAGGGAAAGAAAGTGCTTTATGTTAAGGGCGCTCCTGAGATAGTATTAGGTTTATGTAAACACATGCCGTCAAATCATAGCAAAGAGGATTATGAGAAGACGCTTCTTGACTATCAGAAGAAAGCGATGAGAACCTTAGGTTTTGCTTACCAGATTATTGAAGATGATCAAAAGGTCATCGAGAATGGCAAACTGGTTGCGGATGATTTAACGTTTATGGGTATCGTAGGCATTGAGGATCCTATTCGTGAAGATGTTAAGGATGCTGTGGAGAAATGTCTGCATGCAGGTATTGACGTTAAGATTGTTACTGGTGATACAATTGCAACGGCTCGTGAGATTGGTCGCCAGATTGGTATCTGGAAGGATTCATATACAGAACGGAATATTATTGACGGACGTACTTTTGCTTCTCTCTCTGAGAAGGAGTTGTTGGAGAGAGTTAATGACCTCAAGATTATTGCTCGTGCACGCCCAATGGACAAGAAGAGACTTGTAGAAGCCTTGCAAGCAAAAGATCAGGTTGTTGCTGTTACAGGTGATGGTACCAATGATGCTCCTGCACTTAATGCAGCCCATGTTGGTCTTTCTATGGGTGCAGGAACTAGCGTTGCTAAAGAAGCTAGCGACATTACCATCATTGACAATTCGTTTGCAAGTATTGCCCGTGCAGTGAAGTGGGGACGTTCACTTTTCCAGAACATACAGCGTTTCTTGCTATTCCAGCTTACCGTAAACGTTGCAGCTTGTTTCCTGGTTCTTTGTGGTGCTTTTATGGGAACAGAATCCCCATTAACTGTTACACAGATGTTGTGGGTCAATCTAATCATGGATACATTCGCTGCATTTGCACTGTCTGCTCTACCTCCAACAGATAGAGTAATGAATGATAAACCAAGAGATAGAAAGGCCTTTATCCTGGATAAGTCAATGCTCGCTAATATCATTGGTGTTGGTGGTTTCTTCTTCGTATTATTACTTGGATTCCTCTATATTTTCCAGCATAGTGATATTCAGCAGCTCACCGATCTCATGACATTATCACTTACTCCAGAGAAGAATGCTGTGACACCTTACGAGTTAACATTGCTCTTTACAATTTTTGTGATGACACACTTCTGGTATATGTTCAATGCCAGAGCGTATAAGAGTGGCGGTAGCGGTTTGAATCTCAAAGGCTGTGACGGATTCATTACCATTACCATTATTATCTTGGTTGGTCAAATCCTCATAGTTCAGGCCCCGTTCCTTAACAGCTTCTTTAACGTCGTTCCACTTAAGATGGTTGACTGGGCTATCATTATTATTGGTTCTGCTTTGGTAATGATTATACGTGAATTGTTTGCATTAATAAAGAAAATCTAA
- a CDS encoding PrsW family glutamic-type intramembrane protease produces MNINIIRNNKPYGPYDEHTLLSYVNTGQILLHDKAIAVGESIPQTVGYYLKRANLKVHRQNKGNILSQIAAIGGELLFPRTTLFSKQFLFDQRFLILALVGLLPMLIMQIPLGGFFVFYEVSLYFSVIWGLFFYDCFKTPQVGLKTTLAVFFITQAFVFAAWGVGLPNLNPFYSFTETVFPLNIIGYTLGVGFTEELAKAVPLLIILYKAKEPLIPQTVVYYGLISGIAFGVWEGVQYQMTVNAEQEYTVSFYLNILRLTSLPFLHACWCGITGYFLSFANLYPKYRKGLYVLAFTIPALIHGLYDSISSWPFVSLFLVFIGLMLLMVYLKQTVNYQSKLRQ; encoded by the coding sequence ATGAATATAAATATTATAAGAAATAACAAACCATATGGTCCATACGATGAGCATACGTTGCTTTCGTATGTAAACACAGGTCAGATACTACTCCATGATAAAGCCATTGCTGTTGGGGAGAGCATTCCTCAAACCGTTGGCTATTATCTCAAAAGGGCTAATCTAAAAGTACATCGTCAAAATAAAGGCAACATCCTTTCACAAATTGCAGCAATCGGAGGAGAGCTACTTTTCCCACGGACGACACTCTTTTCCAAGCAATTCTTATTTGACCAACGATTCTTGATTTTGGCATTAGTAGGGTTGTTACCTATGCTAATCATGCAGATACCACTTGGCGGATTCTTTGTCTTTTATGAAGTATCTCTCTATTTCTCTGTTATATGGGGATTGTTTTTCTATGACTGTTTTAAGACTCCACAGGTTGGACTTAAAACGACTTTAGCCGTATTCTTTATTACACAGGCTTTTGTTTTTGCTGCTTGGGGGGTTGGCTTGCCCAATTTAAACCCATTCTACTCGTTTACAGAAACAGTCTTTCCTTTGAATATTATAGGATATACTCTTGGAGTGGGCTTTACCGAAGAATTGGCTAAAGCAGTTCCTCTTCTTATTATTTTATATAAAGCAAAAGAGCCGCTTATTCCACAAACAGTAGTTTATTATGGTTTGATTTCTGGCATAGCCTTTGGTGTATGGGAAGGTGTGCAATATCAAATGACTGTCAATGCTGAACAAGAATATACGGTATCTTTTTATCTGAACATATTACGTTTAACTAGTCTACCATTCCTACATGCTTGTTGGTGTGGTATTACTGGCTACTTCCTCTCATTTGCGAATCTCTATCCAAAGTATCGTAAGGGATTGTATGTTCTGGCTTTCACAATACCGGCACTGATTCATGGCCTGTATGATTCTATTTCTTCATGGCCTTTCGTTTCTTTGTTCTTGGTATTCATCGGCTTAATGCTTCTCATGGTATATTTGAAACAAACTGTAAACTATCAATCAAAACTCAGACAATAA
- a CDS encoding DUF805 domain-containing protein, with translation MAIKDQCLQCIHYASGICNVDNASPNYNQMSCESYRKVGISLEKNTDDKSVLSSPNESSLSQNERQSMFAHPFSFEGRIRRTEYWLSTIIVYIYAIIVGFIVGANNGSEGMMYFFLIPGYWFIWAQGAKRCHDRDNSGWYQIIPFYGLWMLFGDGDAYENSYGPDPKGRNVMS, from the coding sequence ATGGCAATAAAAGATCAGTGTTTACAATGCATTCATTATGCATCTGGTATATGTAATGTAGATAATGCATCACCAAATTACAATCAGATGTCGTGTGAGTCATATAGAAAAGTTGGAATTAGTTTGGAAAAAAATACAGATGATAAATCTGTTCTTTCTAGTCCAAATGAGTCTTCCTTATCTCAAAATGAAAGGCAGAGTATGTTTGCTCATCCATTTTCATTTGAAGGTAGAATTCGACGTACAGAATATTGGTTATCAACCATAATAGTTTATATCTACGCTATTATTGTTGGTTTTATTGTGGGAGCTAATAATGGGAGTGAAGGAATGATGTATTTCTTTTTAATTCCTGGTTATTGGTTTATATGGGCACAAGGAGCGAAACGATGTCATGATCGTGATAATAGTGGTTGGTATCAAATAATTCCATTTTACGGGCTATGGATGCTCTTTGGAGATGGTGATGCGTATGAGAACAGTTATGGCCCAGACCCCAAAGGACGAAATGTAATGTCATGA
- a CDS encoding helix-hairpin-helix domain-containing protein → MAQKITLKAADGSTVEFIDEIKAQGGVKDVYFSPDKSYVVAFYRTPVNPNDKERINNIVGIYREKIFNGPGGDYWKQMFAWPTKMVEWNGKMGIVMPFYDRKYFFDGGPFDGKEKEGKWFASAKLRNRFLPADQKGTFLTNLHMCIKIARAVRRLHAAGLAHSDLSYKNILVDPITGAACIIDDDSLVVPGKFPPEVLGTPDFIAPEVMETKGLPLTDKNRKLPSIYTDRHALAVLIYMYLLNRHPLRGGKVHDVNDAGRDEELSMGIKALFIEHPTDNSNRVKPQQLAPSELPQGDPSKLPYTICGPYLKALFDRAFIDGLHDPMKRPSAAEWEDALVRTTDLVQPCQNSKCEAHWFVFDNTRKPRCPFCGQEYHGQLPVLNLYYSPSKGKFIPENYRLMVYDKQTLYMWHVNRYIAANEKTTDENKRPVGDFHFHNGQWILINRRLNSLWDKTENKQIPVGGFVPLTDGRQILLSTEDGGRLIVVQLVNN, encoded by the coding sequence ATGGCACAGAAAATAACATTGAAAGCCGCTGATGGCAGTACCGTTGAATTCATAGACGAAATCAAGGCACAAGGTGGAGTGAAAGATGTTTATTTCAGTCCAGATAAGTCGTATGTTGTAGCATTTTACAGAACACCTGTAAATCCTAATGATAAAGAAAGAATTAATAATATCGTTGGTATTTATCGAGAAAAAATATTTAATGGTCCAGGTGGAGATTATTGGAAACAGATGTTCGCTTGGCCAACAAAAATGGTTGAATGGAATGGTAAGATGGGAATAGTCATGCCATTCTACGACCGAAAGTATTTTTTTGATGGTGGTCCGTTTGATGGCAAAGAAAAGGAAGGGAAATGGTTTGCTTCTGCAAAATTGAGAAATCGTTTCTTACCTGCTGATCAAAAGGGTACATTCTTGACGAATCTACATATGTGTATAAAAATAGCAAGAGCAGTCCGAAGGTTACATGCAGCAGGACTTGCACATTCCGATTTGTCATATAAGAATATATTGGTTGACCCAATTACTGGAGCTGCATGCATTATAGATGATGACAGCCTTGTTGTTCCAGGAAAGTTTCCACCAGAGGTTTTAGGAACTCCCGACTTCATAGCTCCAGAGGTTATGGAAACAAAAGGGCTTCCGCTTACGGATAAAAATCGGAAATTGCCAAGTATTTACACAGACCGCCATGCCTTGGCTGTCTTGATATATATGTATCTGCTCAATAGACATCCACTTCGTGGTGGTAAAGTTCATGATGTGAATGACGCTGGACGAGATGAGGAGTTATCTATGGGTATCAAAGCTCTTTTTATAGAACACCCTACAGACAATTCCAATAGAGTTAAACCCCAGCAATTGGCTCCATCAGAACTTCCACAGGGTGACCCTTCAAAATTGCCCTATACAATTTGTGGACCTTATTTGAAGGCTCTGTTTGACCGTGCCTTTATCGATGGACTTCATGACCCTATGAAGCGACCAAGCGCAGCAGAATGGGAAGATGCTCTTGTTAGGACTACAGATCTTGTCCAACCTTGTCAGAACAGTAAATGCGAGGCCCATTGGTTTGTTTTCGACAACACGAGGAAACCACGTTGTCCTTTCTGTGGTCAGGAGTATCATGGTCAGTTACCTGTTCTTAATCTCTATTACTCTCCATCAAAAGGAAAGTTCATACCAGAGAATTATCGCCTAATGGTCTATGACAAACAGACTCTTTATATGTGGCATGTTAATCGATACATTGCAGCTAATGAGAAGACTACAGATGAGAACAAAAGGCCTGTAGGCGATTTCCACTTTCATAACGGTCAGTGGATTCTCATCAATCGCAGGCTTAATTCTTTGTGGGATAAGACAGAAAACAAGCAGATACCTGTTGGTGGCTTTGTTCCTTTGACTGATGGCCGCCAAATACTCCTTTCTACAGAAGATGGGGGCAGATTGATTGTAGTTCAACTTGTAAATAATTAA
- a CDS encoding PP2C family serine/threonine-protein phosphatase: protein MKDYFLEVLRRAGIEPTDCEFEDFEKRLVCGLWNKIKNERMDERLIIKNAVDSAPIILPNGRVGEQYKTSVDFKVDGVEDYEIIGLDAIGLNFEKTDTGFIISGTAQPEDIKGGDFILFLRYKPKGILEGEEWLERKLTFILNPDPKTLWKDIPTPRDTEYYKEDSQMQYVKVEEKDGVPRKDIVAASQRGRSHAHEGKPRDDHFLLHYCKDTEWYIMAVADGAGSAKYSREGSRIACETVVEHCINALMDCADFEEAIKIYSEDEMQLRGVRDFSYKILGNAALKAYNAIKKEAERKEGAKMKDYATTLLLSICKRFDFGWAVASFWVGDGAMCVYDADNHTADMLGMPDEGEFAGQTRFLTMPEIFSDSNSFYNRCRFKIYPDFTALMLMTDGVSDPKFETDANLQNIDMWDELWKDLADNGVELTDDNEKSQEQLLGWLNFWDRGNHDDRTIAILY, encoded by the coding sequence ATGAAAGACTATTTTTTAGAAGTATTGCGCCGTGCTGGCATAGAACCCACAGATTGTGAATTTGAAGACTTTGAAAAAAGACTTGTCTGTGGATTGTGGAACAAGATAAAAAATGAACGTATGGACGAAAGGCTTATAATTAAGAATGCTGTAGATTCTGCTCCAATAATTTTACCTAATGGAAGAGTTGGAGAGCAGTATAAAACTTCTGTTGATTTTAAAGTAGATGGTGTTGAAGATTACGAAATAATCGGACTTGATGCTATCGGTTTGAATTTTGAGAAAACAGATACCGGGTTTATTATTTCCGGAACTGCTCAGCCAGAGGATATAAAAGGTGGAGATTTTATTCTTTTCCTTAGATATAAACCCAAAGGAATCCTTGAAGGTGAAGAGTGGTTGGAGAGAAAATTGACTTTTATATTAAATCCTGATCCCAAGACTCTTTGGAAAGATATTCCAACTCCTAGAGACACAGAATATTACAAAGAGGATTCACAGATGCAATATGTGAAAGTTGAAGAAAAAGACGGTGTTCCCCGAAAGGATATTGTAGCAGCAAGTCAACGTGGTCGTTCTCATGCTCATGAAGGTAAGCCTCGCGATGATCATTTTCTCTTGCATTACTGTAAGGATACAGAATGGTATATTATGGCAGTCGCTGACGGTGCAGGTTCTGCAAAGTATTCTCGAGAAGGTTCAAGAATCGCTTGTGAGACGGTAGTAGAGCACTGCATAAATGCCCTTATGGATTGCGCTGATTTCGAAGAGGCCATAAAAATATATTCAGAAGACGAAATGCAATTGAGAGGTGTGAGGGATTTTTCTTATAAAATTCTTGGGAATGCAGCATTAAAAGCTTATAATGCCATCAAGAAAGAGGCCGAAAGAAAAGAAGGCGCAAAGATGAAGGATTATGCAACGACGTTACTCCTTTCTATATGTAAACGATTTGATTTTGGTTGGGCGGTTGCATCTTTTTGGGTTGGTGATGGTGCTATGTGCGTATATGACGCAGACAATCACACTGCAGATATGTTAGGTATGCCAGATGAAGGGGAATTTGCAGGTCAAACACGTTTCCTTACAATGCCAGAAATATTCAGCGATAGCAATTCTTTTTACAATCGATGCCGCTTTAAGATTTATCCAGACTTCACTGCGCTTATGTTAATGACTGATGGCGTGAGTGACCCAAAATTTGAAACAGATGCCAATCTCCAAAATATAGATATGTGGGACGAGTTATGGAAAGACCTTGCTGATAATGGTGTTGAGTTAACTGATGACAACGAGAAATCGCAGGAACAGCTTCTTGGCTGGCTTAACTTCTGGGATAGAGGTAACCATGATGATAGAACTATTGCAATATTATATTAG
- a CDS encoding TerY-C metal binding domain-containing protein — protein MRRLPIYFLIDVSESMVGDPITQVENGMRNIIQELRTDPYALETVFVSVIAFAGKAKSLSPLTELYKFYPPKFPIGGGTSLGTALNYLMDDMEKSVQKTTSEMKGDWKPIIFLFTDGTPTDNPNPAIERWQKLYQKKCNLVCISLGDNADTHLLGKLTENVLRLKETDEYSFKAFFKWVTASIKTSSVSVTDAGIDDLQLAPMDGINLEKVNTEEQCVVDENFAVLMGKCSNTKKTYLVKYAKRIGDIRGLESLGIKATDYKLVGAFPVDEEIYNSLSEGKSNQNINTMSLRGVPTCPCCGNQYGVVVCDCGNIMCSDGNTQACPWCGTEGALGEIEEGGMNITRGRG, from the coding sequence ATGAGAAGATTACCAATATATTTTCTGATTGATGTATCAGAGTCAATGGTGGGAGACCCCATCACACAAGTAGAGAATGGAATGAGGAATATCATTCAGGAATTGAGGACAGATCCTTATGCTCTTGAAACGGTTTTCGTGTCCGTCATCGCCTTTGCTGGTAAGGCCAAGAGCCTATCTCCATTGACAGAACTATATAAGTTCTATCCTCCAAAATTCCCGATTGGTGGTGGTACTTCTTTAGGGACTGCCCTCAATTATTTGATGGATGATATGGAGAAATCTGTTCAAAAGACTACATCAGAAATGAAAGGAGACTGGAAACCAATCATCTTCCTGTTTACAGATGGTACACCTACAGACAATCCCAATCCTGCTATTGAAAGATGGCAAAAGCTATATCAAAAAAAGTGCAATCTTGTTTGTATTTCATTAGGAGATAATGCTGATACCCATTTATTGGGGAAACTTACTGAGAATGTTTTACGATTGAAAGAGACCGACGAGTATTCGTTCAAGGCTTTCTTTAAATGGGTGACAGCATCGATTAAAACCAGTAGCGTTTCAGTAACAGATGCTGGTATTGATGATTTACAGCTTGCTCCGATGGATGGCATTAACCTGGAAAAAGTAAATACAGAAGAACAGTGTGTTGTCGATGAGAACTTTGCCGTTCTTATGGGAAAGTGTTCAAACACAAAGAAAACATATCTTGTAAAATATGCTAAACGTATTGGAGATATTCGCGGATTGGAAAGCCTTGGAATAAAGGCGACTGATTATAAACTCGTTGGTGCATTTCCTGTTGACGAGGAAATTTACAACAGTTTGAGTGAAGGTAAATCTAACCAAAATATTAATACGATGTCACTGCGTGGAGTGCCAACATGTCCGTGTTGTGGCAACCAATATGGAGTAGTAGTATGCGATTGCGGTAATATCATGTGTTCTGATGGTAATACTCAGGCATGCCCTTGGTGTGGAACGGAAGGTGCTCTTGGTGAGATTGAAGAAGGAGGAATGAACATTACTAGAGGACGAGGATGA
- a CDS encoding vWA domain-containing protein, with protein sequence MRHLPVYILIDTSGSMKGEPIESVKVGLADMVATLRQDPYALETVCISIITFDREVSQVLPLTELENLQMPDILTPDTGPTHLGKALKMLCDKIAVEVKRGTPEQKGDWRPLLFILTDGKPSDVQDYNQIIPKVKSLNFASIVACAAGPKAKVEPLQQLTDQVFRLDTMDATSFKKFFVWVSDVIGLGGKSVGTTDSIELPGPPEEVNIVI encoded by the coding sequence ATGAGACATTTACCAGTTTATATATTGATTGATACTAGTGGTTCTATGAAAGGTGAACCAATAGAGAGTGTTAAGGTAGGGCTAGCTGATATGGTTGCAACCTTGCGCCAAGACCCATATGCTCTTGAAACAGTATGTATTAGTATAATTACCTTTGATAGAGAAGTAAGTCAAGTTCTACCTCTTACGGAGCTCGAAAACCTTCAAATGCCTGATATCCTGACTCCAGATACAGGTCCGACGCACCTTGGTAAAGCTTTAAAAATGCTTTGTGACAAAATTGCTGTGGAGGTAAAAAGGGGTACTCCAGAACAAAAGGGTGATTGGCGTCCACTTTTGTTTATATTGACAGATGGAAAACCCAGTGATGTACAAGATTATAATCAAATTATTCCGAAAGTAAAGAGTTTAAATTTTGCTAGTATAGTAGCTTGTGCAGCAGGCCCAAAAGCGAAGGTTGAACCACTTCAGCAGTTGACAGACCAAGTATTCAGACTTGACACTATGGATGCTACTTCTTTTAAGAAGTTCTTCGTATGGGTATCTGATGTTATTGGACTTGGTGGAAAGAGCGTTGGTACTACAGATTCAATAGAACTGCCCGGACCACCAGAAGAAGTTAATATCGTAATTTAG
- a CDS encoding vWA domain-containing protein, with protein sequence MRRLPVYLLLDTSGSMYGEPIEAVKNGVQTLVSTLRSDPYALETAYISIITFNSSAQQIAPLTELASFQPPVIDASGCTALGEALNLLAQKVDTEIVKTTAEVKGDWKPIVFIMTDGEPTDDLQKGLNEFRKRKFGMVVACAAGQGANTNTLKQITENVVQLDTADSATIKAFFKWVSASISTGSQKVEDTHGDVATMSELPPPPPEVNIVV encoded by the coding sequence ATGAGAAGATTACCTGTTTATTTATTGCTTGATACCTCTGGTTCCATGTATGGTGAACCTATTGAGGCTGTGAAGAATGGCGTTCAGACGCTTGTCTCAACACTGAGAAGTGATCCGTATGCTTTGGAAACAGCATACATTAGTATTATTACCTTCAATTCGAGTGCTCAACAAATAGCTCCGCTAACCGAATTGGCTTCGTTTCAACCGCCTGTAATTGATGCGAGTGGCTGTACAGCCCTAGGCGAGGCGCTGAATCTACTGGCTCAGAAAGTTGATACAGAAATTGTAAAGACAACAGCTGAAGTTAAAGGCGACTGGAAACCCATCGTATTCATTATGACTGACGGAGAACCAACAGATGACTTGCAGAAGGGGCTGAATGAGTTTAGAAAGCGTAAGTTTGGTATGGTGGTCGCTTGTGCTGCTGGTCAAGGTGCAAACACCAACACTTTGAAGCAAATTACAGAGAATGTGGTACAACTTGACACTGCAGATAGTGCTACAATCAAGGCATTCTTCAAGTGGGTAAGTGCAAGTATCAGCACTGGAAGCCAAAAAGTTGAGGATACTCACGGTGATGTTGCTACTATGAGCGAGTTGCCACCGCCACCTCCAGAGGTAAACATTGTTGTATGA
- a CDS encoding TerD family protein, whose product MAIKLEKGQRINLEKGSGAKLTNFCVGCNWGAITKKAFFGMTTTTVDVDLDLSCLLFNEKGEVVDHIWSPLYNLGKIGLPQGKLDSNDRALHHTGDDLTGDQDGDDGLDNEIITVDLARVSSNVNSIVFFLNIYNNNDYQGDFSGIPYASIRMYEGTPTKVKEVFAQYDVATKTDCVGKRALVMGKLYRRNGEWKFAAIGDAFEDRSIALTIARVAKDYNK is encoded by the coding sequence ATGGCTATTAAACTTGAAAAAGGACAACGCATCAACCTTGAAAAAGGAAGTGGTGCAAAACTAACCAACTTTTGTGTTGGATGTAACTGGGGAGCTATTACTAAGAAAGCTTTCTTTGGAATGACAACAACTACTGTTGATGTTGACTTAGACTTGAGTTGCTTGTTATTCAATGAAAAAGGAGAAGTTGTCGATCACATTTGGTCTCCCTTATATAATTTGGGAAAAATAGGACTTCCCCAAGGTAAGCTTGATTCAAATGACCGTGCACTTCATCATACAGGTGATGACCTTACCGGAGATCAAGATGGTGATGATGGCTTGGATAATGAGATTATTACAGTTGACCTTGCTCGTGTAAGCAGTAATGTTAACTCAATTGTTTTCTTCTTGAACATATATAACAACAATGATTATCAGGGAGATTTCTCAGGCATACCCTACGCATCTATTCGTATGTATGAGGGAACACCAACCAAGGTGAAAGAAGTTTTTGCGCAATATGACGTTGCAACTAAAACTGACTGTGTAGGAAAGAGGGCTTTAGTAATGGGTAAACTCTATCGTCGAAATGGCGAGTGGAAGTTTGCTGCTATTGGAGATGCTTTTGAAGACCGCTCAATCGCGCTTACGATTGCGAGAGTTGCTAAGGATTATAACAAATAA